ATGGTGCCGAAGGGGGGAGTCGAACCCCCATGTCCTTGCGAACACTAGACCCTGAACCTAGCGTGTCTACCAATTCCACCACTTCGGCATTTAGGACGACATCACTTGCATGTATGAATGACAATTGTTTATACTACAAAAGGTAGGCATGGGTGTCAAATCTTTTTTATTGACAATGGCATGCCAACTTAGCTATAACTGTCAGGTTAGTTATCATCTGAGAGAATGGGGGAATACTATGAAGGTCATTTTAAAAGAAGATGTCAAAGGCTTAGGCAAACTTGGGGAGATAGTAGAAGTATCCAGCGGCTATAGCAGAAACTTCCTGATTCCGCAGAAGAAGGCGGTAGAGGCTACACCTCACAATATCAAGACAGTGGAACAAAAGAAGAAGGAACTCGAAGAAAAGATGAAGCAAAACCTGCACGCTATTGAAGAAATGTCAAAGAAGATGGGTGAGTTGTCAGTTACCATAGCAAGACAGGTTGGTGAAGGTGAAAAAATGTTTGGTTCTGTGACTACTGCTGATATTGCCGAAGCCATCACAAAGGAAGGCATGACTATAGATAAACACCAGGTAGTTCTTGAAAAACCTATAAAAGAACTCGGGCTCTTCCACGTCCCGGTTAAACTTCATCCGGAAGTTTCTGCTGAAGTCAAGGTGTGGATCGTTAAGCAGTGATTAAGTCCTGACTGAGACCTTATCGTAGCTCCTGAACGGTCCGTTTGATGAAGCTCCACATTCATTGTTCAACAAACGGAAAGTTATGATTTAAACAGACAGACAAACATAGTTTATACACAGGCTCTAATTAGTTGAGCCTTTATAATCACCCCTCATCAGGCGGATACACCACACCTTGTGACTGAAAATTCACCTGACTTACCTGACTTCGGCCGCCCGGAGTGTGGCTTTCCCTGATATCGGTTTCAACTTCTGTTATTTTGTGAGCTGCTTTGCCCATCTTGCATTGTTGACATAAATTGACCCATTGGAATATATTGAAATGGATGATATTGATAAAATCCTACTTGAATCTCGAAATATTGCTGTAGTCGGGATATCCAATAAACTTGGCAGGCCCAGCCTGACAGTGGCAAGCTATCTGAAGGGGCAGGGTTACAGGATTATACCTGTGAATCCAACTATCCAGGATGTGAATGGAGAAAAAAGTTATCCTGATCTTACATCCATCCCTGAAAAAGTTGACGTTGTAGATATATTCAGAAAGCCGGAGGATGTCCTTCCTGTGGTGGAAGAGGCTATAAGGATCGGGGTAAAGGCGATATGGATGCAGGAAGGAATTGTAAATGAGGAGGCAGCGGGCAAGGCACGAGCGGCTGGTTTGCATGTAGTAATGGACAAATGTATGTTGAAAGAGCATTCGCGGTTGAAACGAGAGGGCAGAATATAAGGACCATGTAGATGTCATTCCCGCTTATGCGGGAATCCAGAACGATGACTTAATTCTGGATTCCAACTTTCGTAGGAATGACAGGCAGTCAGGAGCATTTTAGAGTAAATAATGAATAAACTTGATGTCAGTAAGATCCTGGAGGAGATAGGCATCCTCCTTGAGCTTAAAGGCGAAAATCCCTTTAAATTCAGGGCGTATCATAATGCAGCAGTATCTGTTGAGGCGCTTGAAGAAGATTTGGATAAGGCCATCGAAGATGGCACTCTTGCGGAACAGAAGGGTATAGGAAAGGGTCTGTATGAAAAGATAGTTGAGCTCAATCGCACTGGCCGCCTTAAATACTACGACGACCTTAAAAAGGAGCTCCCTGCCGGTCTTCTGGAGATCATACGGATTCCTGGTGTTGGTCCAAAAAAGGCAAAGGCACTTTTCGATGAACTTGGAATATCTACTGTAGGTGAGCTTGAGTATGCCTGCATTGAAAACAGGCTCGTTGGTCTTCATGGTTTTGGTGAAGCTACTCAGGAGAAGATATTAAAAGGGATAGAGTATTACAGGAAGGGGATGGGACATCACCTTTTTAATGTTGCCCTGAAGGACGCTGAACGACTTCTTTCTTTACTGGATAAGAATAAGGATGTCAAGATGAGCAGTATTGCCGGAAGTATCAGACGCAGAAAAGAGGTTATCAAGGATATAGATATTGTGGCAAGTGCCAGACACAAGAGTGCAGAATCGGTCATGGACTTCTTTACTACCCTTCCTGATGTCCAATCCATTACAGGTAAAGGTGATACCAAATCAAGCGTTATTCTTAACAGTGGTATAAATGCTGATCTTAGAATTGTTTCTGACAGCGAGTACCCTTTTGCTCTCCATTACTTCACGGGCAGCGCCGAACACAATACTGCGATGCGCAGCCGTGCAAAGAAATTCGGCCTCAAATTGAACGAATATGGTCTCTTTAAGGGAGAAGATTCTTTACCATGTAAGAGTGAGGAGGAGATATTCAAGGCCCTCGGACTCATGTACATTCCCCCTGAGTTGAGAGAGGATAAGGGGGAGATCGAGGCAGCAGAACAGGGCAGCATACCAGAGCTAATTGAATCCGATGATATAAAAGGGATTTTCCATGTGCATACTACATACAGTGATGCAAACATGACACTGCATGAGGCTGTGACTCTGGCAAAGGGGGCAGGTTATCAGTATATAGGCATCACAGATCATAGTAAATCTGCATACTATGCAGGAGGTCTCACTGAAGAAAAATTGCGTGCGCAGCATGATGAGATTGACGAATTAAACAGCAAGCTAAAAGACTTCTATATATTTAAGGGAATAGAGTGTGAGATACTCTCTGATGGTTCCCTTGACTACAATGATGAAATACTATCCAAATTCGATTTTGTGATTGCCTCGGTTCACAGCGGATTCAATATGAGCGAAGAGGTGATGACTGAGAGGATTATCACGGCGATATCTAATCCATATACAACCATGCTCGGTCATCCTACAGGGCGTCTGCTCCTCTCAAGAGAAGGTTATAAGGTGGACATCTACAAAGTTATAGATGCTGCTGCAGAACATGGTGTTGCAATTGAAATAAACGCCCACCCCTACAGGTTGGATCTGGACTGGAGGTACTGTAAGTATGCAAAGGAGCGGGGAGTAAAGATCAGCATTAACCCTGATGCCCACCATGCAGAAGATATCGCCAATGTCTCATATGGAGTCGGAATAGCAAGAAAGGGCTGGCTTACAAGAAAAGATGTATTAAACACCATGACTCTTGGAGAAATTAAGAAGAAATTTGCTCTGGGGAATGAAAATAATCCCCCTTACTCCCCCTTTTTCAAAGGGGGAAATTAGTTACCCCCCTATAGAAAAGGGGGGTCAGGGGGGATTTGAAAGGCTATTTTAGGGTGAATAAACATGAAAATATATGACATATCCGTTACAATATCCCCTGACCTGCCTGTTTGGCCCGGCGACCCCCCGGTCAGCATAGAGCGTGTAGCAAAGATTGAAGACGGGGCAAACGCCAATGTCTCCAGGATTGCAATGGGAGTACATACCGGTACGCACGTGGATGCACCATTTCATTTCCTCACTGATGGCGCTACAGCAGAACAACTCCCTCTTGATTTGCTCACAGGTCCTGCCTATGTCCTTGAACTACCAGGCGTGAAAGTTATCACATCATCTGTATTGAAACAGGCTTCAATACCCTCCGGAACGCTCCGTCTCCTGATAAAGACAGACAACTCCGGATACTGGAAGGACAGCGGGGCAACTTTTCAAACCGGTTTTACTGGTATCAACTCTGACGGTGCTGAGTTTCTTGTAAATCTTGGAGTAAAATTGATTGGAATGGATTACCTGTCAGTAGCGCCTTATAAGCAAAGCCGGCCTACTCACTTAGCCCTGCTTAACGCCGGCGTTGTGATCATTGAGGGCTTGAATCTGTCGGAAATTACCCAGGGATATTTTACCTTATACTGCCTCCCAATCAAACTGGCGGGATGTGACGGTGCACCGGCACGGGCCATATTGATAAGCGACTGACGTCTTTACCTCAAGGCAAAGGGAATTATCAAGTTAACTACTTCGCAGGTGTTATGCTTGCATCTTCAATAATGGCATCATAAATGTAGCCGGCGCCAAAGTCTTTACCTACGGCAAGTGTTCCGGTAATGATTACTTTGTCTCCGATTTTGACAATGTCCTGTGTTGTTGCAGTTAAATCATTGGTGCCGGGTTTTCCGCTTCCGTCTTTTATGTGAACCCAGTTCTTCCCCATGATGCCGCTGTTGAATTTTACAACTTCTCCCTTTATTGTGATCCTCTTGCCCTTGAGTGCGTCCTTACCGGCAAAGACCTCTTCAATCTTCTTTATATCTCTGGCTGCTGCAGAATGCTCTGCTTCTGCTGAGTAGACATTGTTTATGGTCCCTGCGCTCAAGACGGCTGTTAACGATAAGACGACAATTAAATTCGATTTCATCTGGTATCCTCCTGAATTTCCGGGTTGTTTCATATCAGTTATGCAGATTCATCTGATTAAAGTAGCATGAGGAGATTATCATAGCAATTGATTTTTATTAATATGCATAAGATTACCTGAAATTCCCCGTATTGACAGCCCTCCTCATAGGGTTATAGAATACCCGTCTATGTCTGTAAAATATGACCATAAAGAAATAGAGCCAAGGTGGCAGCAATACTGGGAAGACAGTGGCACTTTTAAGGTGACAGAGGACTCCTCTAAGCCCAAATACTACTGCCTTGAGATGTTTCCGTATCCTTCAGGCAGGATACATATGGGGCATGTTCGGAACTATTCCATCGGAGATGTGATTGCGCGGCATAAGACCATGCGCGGTTTTAATGTATTGCACCCGATGGGCTGGGATTCATTCGGGCTTCCTGCAGAAAATGCGGCAATAGAAAAGGGTGTTCATCCTGCCGTATGGACAAGTCAAAATATAGCGTACATGAAACATCAATTGAAGAGGATGGGGCTGTCTTATGACTGGGGGCGCGAGATTACCACCTGTGAGCCTGCTTATTATAAGTGGAATCAATGGTTTTTTCTAAAGATGTATGAAAAAGGGCTTGCGTATAAGCGGAGGTCGAGCGTGAACTGGTGCGGTTCATGTGAGACTGTCCTTGCCAATGAACAGGTTGTTGATGAAAGCTGCTGGCGCTGCAGCTCAGCTGTTGAGCAAAAAAACCTGGAACAGTGGTTTTTTAAAATAACGCATTATGCTGAAGAACTGCTGTCAGGATGTGACAACCTTCCGGGGTGGCCGGAGCGGGTACTGACCATGCAGAGGAACTGGATTGGAAAGAGTGTGGGTGTTGAAATTGACTTCCCCCTTGCAGACAGTAATATCCCTGTCAGGATATTTACCACAAGGCCGGATACATTATTCGGCGCTACGTTTATGAGCCTTGCCCCTGAACATCCTCTGGTTAATGAACTTATTCGGGGGACTGAGACTGAGACCGGTGTCAGGGATTTCATAGAGCGTGTGAAGCGCCAGGATAAGATCGTCCGGACCTCTGCAGATGTGGAGAAGGAAGGGGTGTTTACAGGACGATACGCCATAAACCCGCTTACCAGGGAAAAGATACCTGTATGGGTTGCGAACTTTGTTCTGGTTGAGTATGGAACAGGATCCATAATGGCTGTGCCTGCACATGATCAGAGGGATTATGAATTCGCAGGGAAATATAAGATCCCAAAGAGGGTTGTAATCCAGAATAATGAGGGGACACTCTCTGTTGATTCAATGACAGCGGCATATACGGAGGAGGGGGTCCTTGTAAATTCCGGACAATTCAGCGGAGTTAAGTCTTCTGAAGCCATTGGACTGATTGCAGCATACATTGAAAAAGAGGGAATGGGCAAATGCACTGTTAATTACAAGATCCGTGACTGGGGTGTTTCAAGACAACGCTACTGGGGGACACCAATACCTGTTATTTACTGTGACAAATGCGGGACTGTACCAATACCGGAAAATGAACTTCCGGTATTGCTGCCCAAAGATGTTGCATTTACAGGAAAGGGGGGCTCACCGCTGCTCCAATCGAGGGAGTTTATAGAAACCAGGTGCCCGGCTTGTGACGGGGATGGAAGACGGGAGACAGATACCATGGATACATTCGTTGATTCGTCGTGGTATTTCCTCCGTTACTGCTCACCACATTCGGACAAATTCCCTTTTAACAGCAATCATATCTCTTACTGGATGAATGTAGACCAGTATATTGGAGGCATTGAACACGCAGTACTCCATTTGCTCTATTCAAGGTTCGTTACGAGGGTAATTCGAGACCTTGGTCTTATACAAAACGATGAACCATTCATGAACCTCCTTACGCAGGGTATGGTCATAAAAGACGGAGCAAAGATGTCCAAGTCCAAAGGTAATGTCGTTGATCCCGATTATATTATTGAGACCTTCGGCGCTGATACTGCGAGGCTTTTTTCATTGTTTGCCGCACCGCCTGAAAAAGATCTCGACTGGAATGACAGGGGAGTAGAGGGTGCCCACAGATTCCTGTCACGAATATACAGAAAGGTAGCGGAATTGGCGCCGTTCTTCAATGGTCTCCCCGATTCATGCCCGGAGGGAGAACTGCCTGCTGATTTAAAAAATCTCAGAAAAGCGGTGCATCAGACTATCAAGAAGGTTACAGATGATATTGATGTATTCCATTTCAACACGGCAATAAGTTTTATCATGGAACTGGTCAACAATATTTACCTTGTTCCTGTTGATGGACGTACCGGGGATAAGGTATTCCTTTTTGCCATGAAAGAGGCCATGGATAACGTTGTCCTTCTATTGTCCCCCTTTGCCCCTCACATCTCTGAGGAGATGTGGACTATGCTTGGTCATGAACCTTCTGTATTAAAATACAAATGGCCTTCCTGCAGTGACGAGATAGCTTCTGAAGAGGAGAGGATTATTATCATACAGGTAAATGGCAAGGTCAGGAGTAAGATTATGGTGCCAGCAGGTTCAGGGGAAGAGGAAATAAGGGAAAAAGCACTCTCGGATGAAAGGCTAAAGAGTTTTCTTGGTGACAAAACTCCAAAAAAGGTATTTGTTGTACAAGGTAAACTGGTGAATATAGTTATATAAAAATGGGTTCACAAAGGAAGCTAATAATACCTTCCCCTTCAAGGGGAGGGAAAGGGTGGGGATGGGTTTGCCTCTTCTTATGCTCTTTCTTACTCCTCACGGCATGCGGATACCATATGGCCGGCACAGGCGGTCATCTTAAAACCGGTGTCAAATCGCTTTTTATCCCTGTCTTTGAAAATAAGACCATGGAACCTATCATAGAGGAGGATCTTACGGTCGCAGTTGTAAGGGAATTTCTGAAGGATGGGAGGATAGAGGTTGTTGACAAATCAAAGGCGGATATGATTTTAAAGGGGAGTGTTGTTTCCTATAAAGAAACACCTGTCTCCTTTGACGCCTCATATATTGTTGAATACCGGGTAACTGTAACAACACATTTAATTCTACAGGAGAATACCCCCCTCCAGATCGGGGAAAGTAAAGGACCAGTTCCTTCAGTCAATCCTCTCTGGGAAAAGGACATTACTTCAACTGCAGAATATAAGGTCAGCAGTGATGTCATGGTCACAAGGGTCTCAAAGCTTTCAGCGCTTAGAGAGATTGCAAGAAACCTCTCTGAGGAAGCAGCAGACAGGGTATTATTGGGATGGTAGTTGATAAGTTATCCGGAGGTGGTGTGTGGCTGGAATAAGTTATACAGAATTCTCAGGACGTTTCAAGGGGATTAAGCCTTCCCCTGTCTATTTATTTACAGGCGGGGAGCAGCTCTTTATTGATGAAGGGGTACAACTTGTAAGTGATAGATTGCTTGATAAAGGAATCCGGGAGTTTAATTACGATATTTTATCTGCTTCAGATGTAAAGGCCGCAAACGTTATAGGGATTGCTGAGACACTCCCTGTAATGACCAGCTACAGGGTTGTTGTATTAAAAAATGTTGATGAATGGACGTCAAAAGAGAGGGAGAGCCTTATTTCTTATATTAATAACCCTTCTCCCACTACCTGCCTGATCCTTACAGCCGTAAAACTGGACAAACGCGAAAAGTTTGCATCTTCGATAGGCAGGAACGGGGTTATGGTACTTTGCCAGCCGCTAATAAAGAATCAGCTTGGAGGCTGGATCAGGCAGGAGGTAAAGCGTTCAGGAATAGCTATAAATGATGATGCTGCCTATATGCTCTCTGAAATGGCAGGCAGCGATATGATGTCGCTCAGGAATGACATTGAGAAGCTTACGCTATATAGCAGGGATAAAAAGACGATATCCCTGAGTGATGTTACAAAGGTATCGAACAATATACGAAGCGTCTCTGTATTTGAGGTTATTAATGCAATATTTGACAGGAGATTGAATGATGCAATCCTGGCCCTGAAGCGGGCGATGGATGAGGGAGAAGCTCCAGTCAAGATATTCTTTTTCATTACTAAGGAAGTCAGGACAATGCTGAAGGCCAATGTACTGATCGATGCGGGTGAAAAACCTGACAAGGCTGCGATTCACGCCGGCGTACCCCCTTTTAAGGCCGGAGAGTTTTCTCAGCGCCTGAAGAAGTTTACGGGGAAGGAGCTGAACAAAATATTTGAGAGCCTGATTGAGACAGACAGCCTTTTAAAAGGATCAGCAATCAAACCGGCTATTGTATTGGAAAAACTCTTGTTAACTGTTTGCGGATTTGTTAACGCGGGTGGTAAGCCTTGAAACAATCCTGCTGGCCTTGTTCTTGTGGATAAGGCCCTTGCCGGCAACTTTATCAATATAGGCAGTCGCTAACCTGAGATTTTCCTTACTATCCTGAGTCTCCTTATCTTCTGCAGATGTTACAACCTTCTTAACCAGTGTCTTCAAGGTAGACATAGCTGCCTTATTTCTAAGTCTTTTTTTCTCTGACTGCTTTGCCCTCTTAAGGGCTGATTTATGTCTTAATGCCACTTTATCATTCTCCTTTTATATTATTAAGTAGACATATCTTGTAACATGAAATATATTTGTCTGTCAAGTGAAGAAGAAGCAATGAGTGGAAAGCAATGAGCAATGAGTAGACGATAGCGATGTGAATCCCCCTTAATCCCCCTTTTTCAAAGGGGGAAATAATCTACCCCCCTTTAGAAAAGGGGGGTCAGGGGGGATTTGAAAAGGGATTTCAGGATGAATAACCAGGAAAAGGTTGCAAAGGCAGCGGCGGTGATGGGTGTCACTACCCTGATCAGCAGGATCTTCGGATTTGTCCGTGACATGGTAGTGGCATGGGCTTTCGGTGCGGGAATGGTAGCAGATGCATTTTACGTTGCATACCGCGTCCCTTCACTTTTAAGGGAGCTTTTTGCAGAAGGCTCCATTTCAGCCGCCTTCATCCCGGTTTTCACCAGGCATCTCAATGAAGAGGGTCGGGAAGAGGCGCAGCGGCTTGCAAGGGCAACCTTTACAGCCCTTATAGTCATACTTACAATAGTAACTATCATAGGGATAATTGCGGCGCCGTCTGTAGTCTCGGTAATCGCCCCTGGTTTTCACTCGGCATCAGGGGGCAAGTTCGACTTAACGGTACAACTCACCCGTATAATGTTCCCGTATCTCCTGTTTGTCTCCCTCGCTGCCCTTGCAATGGGGATTTTAAACACCCTTGGCTCATTTGCCATACCTTCACTATCTTCGATAATGCTTTCGATATTCATGATAACTGGTGTATATGTCTTCGCCCCCCGTTTCAGCGTCCCTATTTATGGTCTTGCCACAGGCGTTCTGCTCGGAGGTATTTGTCAGTTTGCCTTTCAATTACCCTCATTATCACGTCGAAAAATGACCCTCGGGTGGTATTTTAATCCAACTCACCCCGGAGTAATCCAGATAGGGAAGTTGATCGTACCTATGATCCTTGGACTTTCAGTAACACAGGTAAACATATTTGTAAATACAGTCCTTTCATCCTTATTAAAGGAGGGGAGCATTACCTACTTATACTATGGCATCAGGCTTATTCATTTCCCACTAGGCATATTTGGAGTGGCCATGGCATCAGCAGTGCTTCCGACGCTATCGGCTGCAGCGGTCAGGAGAGATTATGATGAGATGCGAAAGACCTATTCATTTGCGATCAGATTAATACTCTTCATAACACTGCCGGCGATGGCAGGCCTGATCGTCCTCCGGATACCGATAATAAGCGTACTGTTTCAGTCACGGGCCTTTGATTACGCGGCAACTATCGGGACTGCAGATGCACTTTTATATTATTCAGTGGGTCTATGGGCATTTACAGGGACCAGGATTACTGCCCAGGCATTCTACTCTTTGCAGGACACCAAAACCCCTGTGAAGGCAGCATCAATAGCAGTGGCTGTAAACATCATAGTCTCCTTGCTTCTTATGGGACCACTTCAGCATGGCGGCCTTGCCCTCGCAACTTCAATGGCATCCATGGCAAACCTCTCTGTTCTTATCTGGGCATTAAGGAAGAGGCTGGGGAGACTGCATCTTATGGAGATCATCCATTCAATGAAGAAGGTAGTGCCGGCAACACTGGTTATGGGAGTCATCGCGTGGCTGATCACCAGAGGGGATATCTGGGCATCAAATGGTCCGTCATCAACAAAAATAGGTTTATTGTTCGGCAGTATATTAATAAGTTCCATTTCCTATATACTGATACTCTATCTGTTAAAAAGCAAAGAGCTGATTTTCCTCTGGGAAATGGCAGTCAGGCGAGTTAAATAGGAGTTAAATAGGGACAGCGCCTATTTAACTGCAACGACCGGATACCGCGCCGATAATCTTATCAGAGACTCTCATTATAATGACCAGTAACCGATAGTAACGTAGACGATATTCCCTTGTCTAAAAACCGCAAAGAGGAGCTGGATTTATGTCTCACTCAAGCACAATAAGTAGTCTATGTAAATTATTTCTGTTGTTTATTATGTTTTCCTTCATCACTTCCTGCGATAAGAATTTACAGGGTAAAGCTGAAGTCGTAAAGAAACCTGAAGTAAGCGTAGGCCGTCTGATTTGCGGTGGACATCTCCCTTTGTCCGTTGCTGAGAAGAAGTTCCAGGATGATCTTACTACTTTTCGTCTCAAAACTGTCCAAAACCATGACTGGGACGCAGTAATGAAGGACTTGAAAGCCGGCAGGCTGTCAGGGACTTTCATTATATCACCCCTGGCTATGAAATTGATCCGTGATGGTTTTCCTGTCAAGATCGTACTCAAGGCCGACAGAAACGGTAATGGCTTTATTCTCTCTAATAAGATAAAGTCCATAGATGCACTTAATGACATGAAGACTATCATTGCAGTGCCTCACATCTATTCCCAGCACAATGTCTTACTGCACATGGTATTGAAACAACACAGGGTCTCCCTTGATAAAGTCACAATAATAGGAATGCCTCCGCGAGACATGATAAACTCCCTGCGTCAAGGTGAAATCGATGGTTTCATGATAGGTGAACCGGAAGGAAACAAGTCCGTCGAGATCGGTGTGGGTTGGATGGCAGCAATCTCCCCTGAGATATGGAAAGACCACATGGATCATGTGCTCATTGCCACAGACCAGTTCATCAAAGAGCACCCCGAACAACTTCAGGAACTCATAAATGCCCTCGTAAAAAGCGGACAGTATATAGAGTCACATCCACATGAAGCAGCCGTAATAGGGGAAGATTATACCGGCTCCAATGCCTCAGTCTTTGAAAAGGTACTGACTACACCACCTGACTGGATAGACTACTCAGATATGGTACCGACAATAGAAGATCTTCGTGCAATGTCACAGAAGTTAGTCAATATGGGTCTCTGGAAAGAACAACCGGAGAATTTAGCTTCCTTTATGGATACCCGATTTGTCGAAAAGGCAGTATCCGTAAACAAATGAGTAAAATATTTTCATAATGAAGTTTAAGTTATCCCTAAAATATTCATGGTATGGACTAATTGGACTTGTGGGTTTGCTGCCCGCACTTATCATATTAGTGTTGGTTGTTCTCAAACTTTATTCTACTTTTCTTGAGAATGCGCTGTTAAAGGAAAGACATTTCAATGATGCCGCTGCAATCCAGGTGGGAAACGAAGTCTCACGACTTATCTCCGTATTGAGCCACGAGAGTGATTCCATAGAGTCCGCTTTAGAAAGGGATAGAGATAAGAATTTATTGAATGAACAATTAAGGTCTATCATGAGACGTGCAGAAGCAATCAATTCCCTGCTTATCCTCGGCATTGATGGCAAAATTGTTGCCAGCTTTGATCGTTTCAGATCTGATCGTTTCATTGATAATTATGAATGGCTACTATCCAACGATCTTGTTCCTGACAAACTGTCACCGACCTTTGTCATTCCCATGCACGGGAGAACGTACATCGGTCCAACCACAAATTATGCGGGTTTACAGTTATTTGATATTGCAGTGCCGGTAGGTCCACTTGAACAACCAACAGCTATGCTGCTGGCAAAAGTTGATGCAACAACATTATGGCATACTCTTGAGCCGCGGCTGACGCGGCCAGGAATAATAACATACCTCGTAGACCGGCGCGGGAGTATACTGACTTCACATAGGGATTCAAGGTATGAGGTTGGACATTTGGCGACTAATCTTGATATCATCCGGGCATTGCTTTCAAACAGTGACTGGGATGTGGAAAAGACTTATCAGGGACTAAGCGGAAACAGAGTATTTGGAACAGTTTCAACCATTAAAATAGTTAATTGGGGTGTTATATCCGAAATTCCACAACAGCAAATCACAAAACACATTTACAATATCCTTATCCGAATCACAGCAATCACCGTCGGCTTTCTTTCAATATTCACCTTTTTAGGGCTTGCGTTAGTTAAACGCATTATTAACCCTATAGAATTATTATCATCTGATTTTAAGCGCCCAGGCAACAGGGATTATTCCCCAAGCCAGGCAGTGTCATCCATTAAGGAGCTGCAATCGCTGGCAGACGGCTTTAACCGTATGGTCACAGATATTAAAAAAAATGAGCAACTACTTCACAAATTCAGCCTTGCTGTTGAGCAGAGCCCAAACTCAGTAGTTATAACCGACACCGATGGCATAATAGAATATGTCAATCCAAAGTTTACAAGATTGACAGGATATACAAGTAAAGAGGTTAACGGGCAGAGTCCTAATATCTTAAAATC
The window above is part of the Nitrospirota bacterium genome. Proteins encoded here:
- the rpsT gene encoding 30S ribosomal protein S20, which translates into the protein MALRHKSALKRAKQSEKKRLRNKAAMSTLKTLVKKVVTSAEDKETQDSKENLRLATAYIDKVAGKGLIHKNKASRIVSRLTTRVNKSANS
- a CDS encoding LptE family protein; translated protein: MAGTGGHLKTGVKSLFIPVFENKTMEPIIEEDLTVAVVREFLKDGRIEVVDKSKADMILKGSVVSYKETPVSFDASYIVEYRVTVTTHLILQENTPLQIGESKGPVPSVNPLWEKDITSTAEYKVSSDVMVTRVSKLSALREIARNLSEEAADRVLLGW
- a CDS encoding CoA-binding protein, with the translated sequence MDDIDKILLESRNIAVVGISNKLGRPSLTVASYLKGQGYRIIPVNPTIQDVNGEKSYPDLTSIPEKVDVVDIFRKPEDVLPVVEEAIRIGVKAIWMQEGIVNEEAAGKARAAGLHVVMDKCMLKEHSRLKREGRI
- a CDS encoding cyclase family protein, whose translation is MKIYDISVTISPDLPVWPGDPPVSIERVAKIEDGANANVSRIAMGVHTGTHVDAPFHFLTDGATAEQLPLDLLTGPAYVLELPGVKVITSSVLKQASIPSGTLRLLIKTDNSGYWKDSGATFQTGFTGINSDGAEFLVNLGVKLIGMDYLSVAPYKQSRPTHLALLNAGVVIIEGLNLSEITQGYFTLYCLPIKLAGCDGAPARAILISD
- the polX gene encoding DNA polymerase/3'-5' exonuclease PolX; translation: MNKLDVSKILEEIGILLELKGENPFKFRAYHNAAVSVEALEEDLDKAIEDGTLAEQKGIGKGLYEKIVELNRTGRLKYYDDLKKELPAGLLEIIRIPGVGPKKAKALFDELGISTVGELEYACIENRLVGLHGFGEATQEKILKGIEYYRKGMGHHLFNVALKDAERLLSLLDKNKDVKMSSIAGSIRRRKEVIKDIDIVASARHKSAESVMDFFTTLPDVQSITGKGDTKSSVILNSGINADLRIVSDSEYPFALHYFTGSAEHNTAMRSRAKKFGLKLNEYGLFKGEDSLPCKSEEEIFKALGLMYIPPELREDKGEIEAAEQGSIPELIESDDIKGIFHVHTTYSDANMTLHEAVTLAKGAGYQYIGITDHSKSAYYAGGLTEEKLRAQHDEIDELNSKLKDFYIFKGIECEILSDGSLDYNDEILSKFDFVIASVHSGFNMSEEVMTERIITAISNPYTTMLGHPTGRLLLSREGYKVDIYKVIDAAAEHGVAIEINAHPYRLDLDWRYCKYAKERGVKISINPDAHHAEDIANVSYGVGIARKGWLTRKDVLNTMTLGEIKKKFALGNENNPPYSPFFKGGN
- a CDS encoding leucine--tRNA ligase, translated to MSVKYDHKEIEPRWQQYWEDSGTFKVTEDSSKPKYYCLEMFPYPSGRIHMGHVRNYSIGDVIARHKTMRGFNVLHPMGWDSFGLPAENAAIEKGVHPAVWTSQNIAYMKHQLKRMGLSYDWGREITTCEPAYYKWNQWFFLKMYEKGLAYKRRSSVNWCGSCETVLANEQVVDESCWRCSSAVEQKNLEQWFFKITHYAEELLSGCDNLPGWPERVLTMQRNWIGKSVGVEIDFPLADSNIPVRIFTTRPDTLFGATFMSLAPEHPLVNELIRGTETETGVRDFIERVKRQDKIVRTSADVEKEGVFTGRYAINPLTREKIPVWVANFVLVEYGTGSIMAVPAHDQRDYEFAGKYKIPKRVVIQNNEGTLSVDSMTAAYTEEGVLVNSGQFSGVKSSEAIGLIAAYIEKEGMGKCTVNYKIRDWGVSRQRYWGTPIPVIYCDKCGTVPIPENELPVLLPKDVAFTGKGGSPLLQSREFIETRCPACDGDGRRETDTMDTFVDSSWYFLRYCSPHSDKFPFNSNHISYWMNVDQYIGGIEHAVLHLLYSRFVTRVIRDLGLIQNDEPFMNLLTQGMVIKDGAKMSKSKGNVVDPDYIIETFGADTARLFSLFAAPPEKDLDWNDRGVEGAHRFLSRIYRKVAELAPFFNGLPDSCPEGELPADLKNLRKAVHQTIKKVTDDIDVFHFNTAISFIMELVNNIYLVPVDGRTGDKVFLFAMKEAMDNVVLLLSPFAPHISEEMWTMLGHEPSVLKYKWPSCSDEIASEEERIIIIQVNGKVRSKIMVPAGSGEEEIREKALSDERLKSFLGDKTPKKVFVVQGKLVNIVI
- a CDS encoding 50S ribosomal protein L9, which produces MKVILKEDVKGLGKLGEIVEVSSGYSRNFLIPQKKAVEATPHNIKTVEQKKKELEEKMKQNLHAIEEMSKKMGELSVTIARQVGEGEKMFGSVTTADIAEAITKEGMTIDKHQVVLEKPIKELGLFHVPVKLHPEVSAEVKVWIVKQ
- the holA gene encoding DNA polymerase III subunit delta, coding for MAGISYTEFSGRFKGIKPSPVYLFTGGEQLFIDEGVQLVSDRLLDKGIREFNYDILSASDVKAANVIGIAETLPVMTSYRVVVLKNVDEWTSKERESLISYINNPSPTTCLILTAVKLDKREKFASSIGRNGVMVLCQPLIKNQLGGWIRQEVKRSGIAINDDAAYMLSEMAGSDMMSLRNDIEKLTLYSRDKKTISLSDVTKVSNNIRSVSVFEVINAIFDRRLNDAILALKRAMDEGEAPVKIFFFITKEVRTMLKANVLIDAGEKPDKAAIHAGVPPFKAGEFSQRLKKFTGKELNKIFESLIETDSLLKGSAIKPAIVLEKLLLTVCGFVNAGGKP